In the Kineosporiaceae bacterium genome, one interval contains:
- the nrdR gene encoding transcriptional repressor NrdR, translating into MNCPFCRNADSRVVDSRSIDDGTSIRRRRQCPECGRRFSTMETASLTVVKRSAATEPFSRAKVITGVRKACQGRPVGEDDLARLAQRVEESIRATGAAEVDAHDVGLAILGPLRELDEVAYLRFASVYQAFDSLADFESAIALLRAERDALTGMNEPLTGHTTPNGSTAGVI; encoded by the coding sequence GTGAACTGTCCGTTCTGCCGAAACGCCGATTCGAGGGTTGTCGACTCCCGCAGCATCGACGACGGCACCTCGATCCGCCGTCGGCGGCAGTGCCCCGAGTGTGGGCGCCGCTTCAGCACCATGGAGACGGCGAGCTTGACGGTCGTCAAGCGATCGGCGGCCACCGAGCCGTTCAGTCGGGCGAAGGTGATCACCGGGGTCCGCAAGGCCTGTCAGGGTCGCCCGGTCGGCGAGGACGACCTGGCCCGCCTGGCTCAGCGCGTGGAGGAGAGTATCCGGGCCACGGGCGCGGCCGAGGTCGATGCCCATGACGTCGGGCTGGCGATCCTCGGGCCGCTGCGAGAACTGGACGAGGTCGCCTACCTGCGCTTCGCGAGCGTCTATCAGGCGTTCGACTCCCTGGCGGATTTCGAGTCCGCCATCGCCCTGCTGCGCGCCGAACGTGACGCCCTGACAGGAATGAACGAGCCCCTGACGGGGCACACCACACCGAACGGCTCCACCGCAGGTGTGATCTAG